Proteins encoded within one genomic window of Gloeobacter kilaueensis JS1:
- a CDS encoding SDR family NAD(P)-dependent oxidoreductase — MMRLNMVAMMDLTHAFIPAMLARGTGAVLNVASLGAFFAMPYQSVYAATKALSVEYGDRGVRVMALCLGSTRTAMLASGSLIPTEQAAPPEQVAVAGLRALEQGHSSFIPGIRNKLSPQSPSSAQSAGACWNGSLCWMKFFDHE, encoded by the coding sequence ATGATGAGGCTCAACATGGTAGCAATGATGGACTTGACCCATGCCTTTATTCCAGCAATGTTAGCCCGTGGAACCGGAGCGGTCTTGAATGTGGCATCACTAGGGGCATTTTTTGCCATGCCTTACCAGTCAGTTTATGCGGCAACGAAAGCCTTGTCGGTCGAGTATGGCGATCGAGGAGTCCGAGTCATGGCACTTTGTCTAGGTTCCACCCGAACCGCAATGTTGGCATCAGGCTCACTCATTCCCACAGAGCAGGCGGCTCCTCCAGAGCAGGTGGCTGTTGCTGGACTTCGCGCTCTAGAACAGGGACACAGTTCTTTTATCCCTGGCATCCGCAATAAGCTGAGTCCCCAGTCCCCATCTTCTGCTCAAAGTGCTGGGGCGTGCTGGAATGGCTCGCTTTGTTGGATGAAGTTCTTCGATCATGAATGA
- a CDS encoding methyltransferase, which yields METVEVTPQQTVFDLIGGFWIARSIYLAAQIGVADVFDDQPKTIAQLAEATHTEPRSLYRLLRALASVGIFTEVSDQCFALTPLAATLKSDSPGSMRYLVLAQMGDDHSLAWINGLHSLKTGEIAFDAAAGMSAWEYYAQHPEAGQIFSQAMTNIGTPVAQAVAASYDFSQFNTIVDVGGSQGSLISEIVRSHPHLKGILFDLPEVIETVNVDEKIQPIAGNFFESVPTGGDAYLMRWIMHDWNDEKSSIILKNCHQAMPTHGKLLLVESIIPPGNEPSPAKFLDVLMMTGTGGQERTEKEYRSLLRSSGFELKQVIPTESMCSIVEAVKRA from the coding sequence ATGGAAACAGTAGAAGTGACTCCCCAACAAACCGTGTTTGATCTAATTGGGGGCTTTTGGATCGCTCGCTCGATTTATCTGGCGGCTCAGATCGGGGTTGCCGATGTGTTTGACGATCAGCCAAAGACGATCGCTCAACTGGCAGAAGCAACCCATACGGAACCGCGATCGCTCTATCGGCTCCTGCGGGCTTTAGCCAGCGTGGGCATCTTTACCGAAGTCTCGGATCAGTGTTTTGCGCTGACTCCCTTAGCTGCAACGCTCAAAAGCGATAGTCCGGGTTCCATGCGGTATCTGGTGCTCGCACAGATGGGAGATGACCATTCTTTAGCATGGATCAACGGGTTACATAGCCTGAAAACAGGTGAGATCGCGTTCGATGCCGCAGCCGGAATGTCGGCCTGGGAGTACTATGCTCAACATCCTGAAGCGGGTCAGATCTTTTCTCAGGCAATGACCAATATAGGAACTCCGGTTGCACAAGCCGTCGCAGCGTCCTATGACTTCTCCCAATTCAATACCATCGTCGATGTTGGGGGATCGCAGGGCAGCTTGATTTCTGAAATTGTGCGATCGCATCCTCATCTCAAAGGCATTTTGTTCGATCTGCCTGAAGTCATTGAGACGGTCAATGTAGACGAAAAGATTCAACCCATTGCGGGCAACTTCTTTGAGTCTGTACCGACCGGAGGCGATGCTTACTTGATGCGTTGGATCATGCACGATTGGAATGATGAAAAGTCCTCGATTATTCTGAAAAACTGTCACCAAGCGATGCCAACTCACGGCAAGTTACTCCTGGTCGAAAGCATTATTCCACCGGGTAACGAACCTTCTCCAGCCAAGTTTCTTGACGTACTTATGATGACGGGGACGGGTGGACAGGAACGGACGGAGAAAGAATATCGATCGTTGTTGCGATCAAGTGGGTTTGAACTGAAGCAAGTGATTCCCACTGAGTCAATGTGCAGCATCGTTGAAGCCGTGAAACGCGCTTAA
- a CDS encoding zinc-dependent alcohol dehydrogenase family protein, with protein MKRWILKAGSTDLEGLVLEDVPTPEPGAGEVRIRIHAVSLNYRDQIVLSGEWGSRSNRDLVPISDGAGEIDAIGAGVTTWAVGDRVTGLYFAWLRGAPSSEYSFGLGAMNEDGMLAEYVVLPVDRVVRMPASLDYAESATLPCAALTAWNAINEDHPVQPDHKVLVLGSGGVSLFAMLFARAIGAEVIATSSQDAKLDRWRALGASDGINYRSTPDWGKAVLERTGGVDKVVDVVGTGTLNQSLTALRYRGEVVLIGLYQFDQGPLEFATLMRKNATVRGTSVGSAEMYEAMVQAIDQYKIQPPIDRRFRFEDAKQAYLAQSSPDLFGKIVIDVA; from the coding sequence ATGAAACGTTGGATTTTGAAAGCTGGCTCGACGGATTTAGAGGGACTTGTGCTTGAGGATGTCCCGACACCAGAGCCTGGAGCCGGTGAAGTTCGTATTCGCATTCATGCGGTATCGCTCAACTATCGAGACCAAATTGTACTCAGCGGAGAGTGGGGATCTCGATCGAACCGAGATCTTGTGCCGATTTCAGATGGAGCGGGTGAGATCGACGCGATCGGAGCCGGAGTAACGACTTGGGCAGTGGGAGATCGCGTGACAGGATTATATTTTGCATGGTTGCGAGGAGCGCCTAGCAGCGAGTACAGCTTTGGGTTAGGCGCGATGAATGAAGATGGAATGCTGGCTGAATATGTTGTGCTACCTGTTGATCGCGTCGTGCGTATGCCCGCAAGCTTGGATTATGCTGAATCTGCAACCTTGCCTTGTGCGGCACTGACGGCATGGAACGCAATTAATGAGGATCATCCCGTTCAACCTGATCACAAGGTTTTAGTGTTAGGCAGTGGCGGTGTGTCTCTGTTTGCCATGCTGTTTGCACGAGCGATCGGGGCTGAGGTGATTGCGACATCGAGCCAGGATGCCAAACTAGATCGGTGGCGAGCACTCGGTGCGAGTGATGGAATCAACTATCGCAGCACTCCCGACTGGGGCAAAGCAGTGCTGGAGCGGACGGGTGGTGTGGACAAGGTAGTGGATGTGGTTGGGACAGGAACGCTTAACCAGTCGCTGACAGCACTCCGCTATCGGGGTGAAGTGGTTCTGATTGGGCTGTATCAGTTCGATCAGGGTCCGCTAGAATTTGCCACGCTGATGAGGAAAAATGCGACTGTTCGTGGTACATCCGTGGGTAGTGCAGAAATGTATGAAGCAATGGTGCAGGCGATCGACCAATACAAGATTCAACCGCCCATCGACCGACGATTCCGCTTTGAAGACGCTAAGCAGGCTTATCTGGCGCAGTCATCGCCAGACCTCTTCGGCAAAATCGTGATTGATGTCGCGTAA
- a CDS encoding alpha/beta fold hydrolase — protein sequence MRAKIRDTELYFDVEGAGLVIDGSRLRSQPATFLVHGGPGADHTSYKPSFSPLSRKLQLIYFDHRGQGRSARGAKETYTLDNNVEDMEALRQHLGLDKIIVVGSSYGGMVALSYAIRYPQQVSHLIVISTVASYRFRKRAQEILAERGTEEQKAIAHRLWDGAFENEEQLREFFKVMASLYSFTYDPNSPPKLSDQAILSPDAINVAFGGFLRSYDVVNQLHKITSPTLVIGGRHDWICPPEFSEEIAREIPNADLRIFENSGHLIRTDEPEALRDAIAGFLVYKS from the coding sequence ATGCGAGCAAAGATACGAGATACAGAGCTTTACTTTGACGTTGAAGGGGCAGGACTCGTCATCGACGGTTCGCGATTGCGATCGCAGCCAGCGACTTTTCTCGTGCATGGTGGACCAGGCGCTGACCATACTTCCTACAAACCCAGCTTCTCGCCGCTCAGCCGTAAACTGCAACTGATCTATTTCGACCATCGGGGTCAAGGACGATCGGCGCGAGGAGCCAAAGAAACTTACACGCTGGATAACAATGTTGAGGATATGGAGGCGCTACGCCAACATCTGGGTTTAGACAAAATCATCGTTGTTGGATCTTCTTATGGTGGTATGGTTGCTCTTTCCTATGCGATTCGCTATCCTCAGCAGGTCTCGCATCTGATTGTCATTTCCACGGTCGCGAGTTACCGTTTTAGAAAGCGAGCACAGGAGATTCTTGCAGAACGAGGAACTGAAGAACAAAAAGCGATCGCTCACCGACTCTGGGACGGCGCATTCGAGAATGAGGAACAACTGCGTGAGTTCTTCAAAGTGATGGCATCACTGTACTCTTTCACTTATGACCCCAACTCACCACCGAAATTATCGGATCAAGCGATTCTCTCTCCCGATGCAATTAACGTTGCCTTTGGTGGCTTTTTGCGCTCTTATGATGTGGTGAACCAGTTGCATAAAATTACGTCGCCCACCTTAGTCATTGGAGGACGGCATGACTGGATTTGCCCCCCAGAGTTCTCTGAAGAAATTGCCAGAGAAATTCCCAATGCTGATCTCAGAATCTTTGAAAATAGTGGTCATTTAATTCGGACTGATGAGCCGGAAGCACTTCGAGATGCGATCGCGGGTTTCTTGGTTTACAAGTCATAG